TGAACATGTTGATGACGAAGGTCGCAATGTGTTGCATGTGGCAATCAAATACAGAGAGTTATAGATTTTCGAGCTTGTGACGAAAATGGAAGTGCCCATGAAGAGACTGGTAAGAAAGATTGATAACGAGGGGAATTCTATTCTGCACACTGTTGGTATAAAGAGAAAGGATTTTGTATCTGAGAAGATGGAAGGCCCTGCATTCCTATTACAAGAAGAGTTGCTATGGTTTGAGGTGCTTTTTAGACTTTTCGCATCAACATATGATTCACACACAggcatatttttttgaatgctGCACTAATCTTGAATCTTTAAGCAATTGGAACAAAACTTGAGGAATTTGCATTGCATTTCCACATACtgtagaaaagaagaaagaactaaaaatattaatggtcTAATGCTTATTTTCTTTGGAAAAAATCAGTGATTGACATGTCTGTTTTTTATTGCGTGCGAGAATACAGCGAGTCGAAGAAGTCACTCCACCTCATTTCATAAGCCACCATAACAGTCAGAACCTCTCTGCAGAGGGTTTGTTTGTTACTGCAAACTCTGAACTTCGCAGCTCAGCGAAAGAATGGATGAAGAGCACTGCAGAAGGATCTTCGGTTGTGGCTGTTCTGATTGCTACAGTCGCCTTTGCAGCAGCCTACACATTTCCAGGAGGTCCAAATCAGAGCACCGGTGTTCCTGTCCTCGTTAATAAACCATTCTTTGTGGTTTTCACTGTCTCGGACGTGCTATCTCTTACCTTTGCTTTGACATCAGTTGTGACATTTCTCTCCATCCTCTCATCGCCATTTCGATTTAAAGATTTCAAGCATACCCTTCCCAATAAGTTGATGGCAGGCTTCACATTTCTGTTCCTTTCCGTGGCTATGATGATGGTAGCATTTGGATCAACAATCTTTCTGACGATATACAATAAGGAAAATTGGGCTAAAGTTACTCTATACTCGGTCTCTTTTATCCCAGTTTGCATCTTCGCGCTATCTTATTTTCCTCTCTATTCCTCACTATCAAAAACTTACAAATATTTGCTCGAAAACTTTCCACTAACTAAACTTGTTCTATCCAAACCTTGTATGATGATGTCCAAATGTTTAAAATGTTGTCAAGTCCAAACCTCAGAGTCCCACATTCCATGAAATACCATACATGGATGataatatgtattattattgttaacatTGTGCAGCAAGTTATTGAGTTGTTGATAATTGTAAGGATttcaataatcataattaaaccAATTTATGATGACTGAAGACTATCCTTGTTGGTGATCCAGGTAAACGTAGATGGAAGCAACACGCTTGCAAAGAATGAAGCTTAGATTTATTGCTAATACAATGTAATTGGATTTGTTtccaatcttcttcttttttatttattaaaattcagtgtttttctttgttattatcTGAATggttgttttattaataaatcaattgattattataaaaaaaaaaaaaaacaatcaacacctgttgtaacccaattttgacccattggctgtttaatttaattttacaggatttaaaatgtaaatcagagatttatttaaatgaaaaatgtgatttgtcaacttgcgTGAAAACTAGAGACTACAATGTACTTTTGTCATTCTAtccttatcttcaagataattcttgttttcaagataatgatagttatccgctttcaaatttgattcttaatcaaattcaaacttcaaaaaagagaatgaatttgatatttgaaaCTTTGTTTCTCACAGGCAAAGGGACTCTAGCACTATAAATACAGACCTCAGTGTGtgcaaaaaaaaagggaagacgATTAGGAGAAACCCTAAAAGAAAAGACCTCAAAAGGAGGCTATTACCAGAAActctaaaagaaagaaatataaaaacaaaagaaggggGCGGCAAACCCTATACTAGCCACCGCCCCCCTCAACCCTTCTTTTAGCCCAGTCTCCCTCGAGTTCGCCTCCATCCGCACGCCTAGGTAAGTTTCCTGCCTTcctttctaaaataattaactggttactgttgcatgcatgcgtgaACCTTTCACGCATGGTGGGCTAGAttcaacacaaaaagaaaaaaagagtgggTTGGGTTTGGGCTTTAGGCCTAACCGACCCAAATTGTGTTtactaagggtgtgtttggcaaaATACACCCTTATGTTTTGGCTATAATTTTTATGCCCAttctaatttgatatttgatcaaACAAACCCCTTTTCAATaacagaaaaatccaaaaatatttgggagtctttgttgatttatttgtgaGCTCCTcgtactttgttttattttttttctttatgttcgtATTTTTTTGTAGATGTGCTCAATCTGTGGATTATTACTGTTAAATGCAACTACATTgtgcaatggtttttttttgtactttcatctaattaaaaagggcaaataataataaaggataaacaagaaaaaaatgacaaaaatttttttcttcaaatttattttttgcaaaaatattcactgacaccagagtcaggaatatcatattttttttagatttatgcGATATTTACCACGCCaaagttgaaaatattaataggAATTGTTTAttaacgccagagtcaggaacataaaaggaagaataaaaaaagaaaaaataagaacaaattcttagcaattttagataaaataatatctttttttattatttttgattctttaaaataacttgacaagatttataaaattatttatactatgaaatatatatttgattctaGTAATCAAAGTAGCAATAAAGTAATTGATGTAAATAAAACGAATTCTCCAGTAAGTTTCCTTTAAATCTACACTCAATTCAGTCAAACTGCGGGATGTGGGCCTTGGGGATAGCATTTTACTGAAGGAAGAAAGTTCGACTTTGTCCCTCGGATTAGATGCTAATATACTACTATAGGCAAAGCTAAGATTATCCCAATTAACTATGAGTTGTAAGCCTGGCGTGCATAACATGGGAATGTTTATGACACTGCACTAATGAAACAGAATTAGTGTGACAAAGTAGGAATTTAATTCCATGAATCAACACAAAGCTTATTCCACATTCCACTAAACATGGAGAAGCACCAGCTAAAGGCATATATAAAGCAAGGTTCATTTTCAATAAAGTGCCAATTAGCACATGAAGCAAAACTATATAGCTAGTTAGTGATCATAACTGTGCAATAATAAATCAAGGAAAAGTTCAAGATTCTAACTCTACCACAAGTAAAGATGATTGATAATCCAAATGCAGTCATGAAGTCAAAAGCTCTGGATACAGCTTTAGAATAAGAGAGGTAGCTAGAATATTATACTCTGTAAGTGTACTCGTCAAGATTAAGAGGATCCTGTTGCATGATAGTAGAATTCTGATATAAAGGAGAAGGTTATTATTGAGGATTGgcatagcaatttttttttttttcaaggaaacaATTACCCCCTCCCTTCTACATGGAACCCTTGATGTCTCCTGGTACCAGTGAAATCGATCGTAAACAGAAAATAAACGGAAACTTGTACGATGCTCTCATGAAAGGAAACAAGAAGATAGTTGCAGAACTCTGCCAAAAAATTCAGGATCATGCATTGCACGTAATAACAGTAAACGAAGATACAGTACTTCACATGGCTACATATGCCAAAGAAGCATCCTTGGTAGAACAATTACTAGATGAGTTGCCTGATCATCATCTCGACAAGTTGACTTGCCAAAATGGTGTAGGAAACACAATCCTCCATGAGACTGCCACAAGCAACCATACTGTAGCTGTTGCAGGTAAACTTCTGAAGAAAGCCCCTGGATTGTTAGGCATGCGCAACCACAATGGTGAGACGGCTCTCTTTCGTGCGGCCCGGTATGGAAAAACTGATATGTTCAACTTTCTAGCTGCTAAAGTCTCTGGATATGATGAATCTGGTTTGCAATTCTATGTACAGAGAAGTGATAAAACCACTGTCCTTCACATGGCCATTCTTTCTCACAATTTTGGTAAGCATTGtcaattataaattcatttctTCCCCCCATCTGCAAGTCAATTTTGTTTCAACATATGAAGTTGATATTCTGATGCTGAAATGTTGTCTTTCATACAAATTACGTTGGGCCACAGATTTGGCATACCGAATTGCGTTGGACTACACGCATTTAATTGGCCAAAAAGATGCCGATGGTATGACTGGTCTTCAGCTTTTATCATGCAACCCATCAGCTTTTAAACTAGAGCCTGAAGAAGGATTCATTAATTTAGGTATGGAAGTATAATCCTTACCCTTCCAGTTTTCACTGAATCAGTGAAACCAATGTGATTATGGCActtctcatataaaaaaaaaatgtaacatagatttttttattatagtttccCTTCTTTTTCTGTCATTCCTTTTAACAACCATGATGTA
This is a stretch of genomic DNA from Populus alba chromosome 11, ASM523922v2, whole genome shotgun sequence. It encodes these proteins:
- the LOC118062169 gene encoding ankyrin repeat-containing protein ITN1, producing the protein MEVPMKRLVRKIDNEGNSILHTVGIKRKDFVSEKMEGPAFLLQEELLWFERVEEVTPPHFISHHNSQNLSAEGLFVTANSELRSSAKEWMKSTAEGSSVVAVLIATVAFAAAYTFPGGPNQSTGVPVLVNKPFFVVFTVSDVLSLTFALTSVVTFLSILSSPFRFKDFKHTLPNKLMAGFTFLFLSVAMMMVAFGSTIFLTIYNKENWAKVTLYSVSFIPVNVDGSNTLAKNEA
- the LOC140956148 gene encoding uncharacterized protein translates to MEPLMSPGTSEIDRKQKINGNLYDALMKGNKKIVAELCQKIQDHALHVITVNEDTVLHMATYAKEASLVEQLLDELPDHHLDKLTCQNGVGNTILHETATSNHTVAVAGKLLKKAPGLLGMRNHNGETALFRAARYGKTDMFNFLAAKVSGYDESGLQFYVQRSDKTTVLHMAILSHNFDLAYRIALDYTHLIGQKDADGMTGLQLLSCNPSAFKLEPEEGFINLGMEV